CacatatattatttaattgAATACTGACGTCTCAGCTTATCCATCACACAATCGGCAACTTTAACATCGCGCCCGACAAACAAGCCGTCTCCCGCATCAATGACTCCCTTGCGACACTCCAACAGTCTCGCGATCTACGCATCCGCGAGGCCGAGTCTGCCCTGCGAAAACTCTCGCGTCACCTCCAGTCGTTAAACACCCAACATGATGAGGCCGTCGTCGCCCACGATGCGAGTAAACACTCAACTGCCATGGTCGAGCTAGACACGAAGAAATTCCGCGTTGCAAAGGCTGCATCCGAACTAGAAATTGAGAGCGAACGGCTCGAGAgcgagctggagatgctgaAGGAACGGCTGGCGGATCTGGAAGCGCAGGGTATTGAAGGCGATGAGCCGACgcggagagagagggaagcCGACGACTCCATTctgtatgttcttttttccaCATAAAATCGGCATGATCTTTGCTAACAGTCACAGGCTCCGTTTGAAAATCTACCGCGCCTTGGGCATTGATATTGAACCCGACGAGGCGGGCAACTTCACCAAAGCTGtcatccgcaacagccgcAAGAGCGATGTCCACGTCGTCAACCTCGATCCGAAATTCTCGCGCTTCTTCTATTCCAACTATTTCTGGTCGACTATGCAGGGCTAAGCACATTTATTTGGCGTTATGGTGTAAGACAGATACCCAATTGattattttactatatatacattaCCTGAGGGATATCATACATATCATTTTGTAATAATATACACTGGCAGAGCCAGGTTAGGTCGATAACAAATCCCTAACCACCGcatctctctcctgctccGAGATCATAATCGGCCTCGTACCGGGCAAAATCCTCTCCACGGCATCTAATAGCTCCTCGCCCGAGATGCTTCCCAgccctctctcctcccacttcGCCATCCACTCATCCTCCAACAGGCTCATcccctcttcaacctcatccatcGTCTGCACCTCCGTCCCATCCCAAGTTAATCTAgcttttccctttccatGCCCATGCCCATCACTATCCTCCCCCATATCAGCCGGATAGAGAACCTCAACACCCAACCCACCAAGCCCCAATCCCTCCATCCTGCCATTCCACAAAACCTGCCTCACACTCCCCTCCCgccccatcatcatccaaaCGAGCGGcatcccactcctccctaGCGCGTCACGCACCCCTTTCGTCGCCTCCCGCGGACTAACAAGCACGCCCGCACCAATGCCTCCGCTCGGCGCAAAATGCCGCGCCGTGACCCCCTCCAATTCTCGAACAATGTTCGGTCCAATCTTCGTCCTCAACGCCTTACATTGCACTATTACCCGGACCGGCGGGTCAAGCACTTGGTTTGGCCCGACGTGCCATGTTCCTTGTAGGTCGATGCCTAGGTCTGAGCGCCCACCGACGCGGTGGAGATTGAACGCGGCGGTGCGGAGGTGGTTTTGCACGGTATATTCGTATATTGTCCCTTGGTatattgttgttgattcAGGAAGGGCGGTACGCTGGGCGtaagagaggaaagagggGAGATCGGTGTGTGAGGGGGAGGGATTTGCGGAGGGTGTCGGGAGTTGGAAAAGGCGGCGGGTGAGAGGGGTGATGAACCGTTTAGTTGCGATTTGAGGCGAGAATGGAAGTGAGAGGAGGGAGCGAGTGGGTATCATTTCTCGGCATTTTAGGATTAGATACAGGACTATTTTGAGTTTTGATCGTTGTTGTAgatgatgctgttgttggagCTCCAGGGCGGTGTACCCAACTCCGACTCCAATTTATGACGATCTCATCTGATAAGGCAGACCACTTTAGCTTCATCTCATCCTTCACGCAACTTCAAGTCCAGAGTACAGTTCCTCTTTACAGCCAAGTCCAAAATGGCAGACATACTCACCCAACTCCAAACATGTCTTGACCAGGTACCTACCTACATcaccccctctccctctgcccCTCTCCAGCAACATAACTAACACCCATCACAGCTCGCAACCCAATTCTACGCAACAATCGGCTACCTAACAACTTACCACGACAACTCTCCCGCAACTCCACCCCAAAACCCAACGTCTGCACCCGCCCTTGCCAAAATCCAAAAGAACTCAACCAACCCACCCATACCAGCCAGCGCAGCTGCAATCCTCAACAGTTCCACATCACAAGCATCCCCGTCGGGCGGGCCGGGAGTAACAGGCGCAGCAACAACGCCCGGGCCAAATCCTAGTAATATCGGAGGTGAAGGGGCAGGAGCTatgggggaagaagggctACCGCCGCGGCCGGACTCGCCGAGGACTTTTGCGGCAAGGCAGAGGGAGTTGGCGCGCGATCTGGTTATTAAGGAGCAGCAGATTGAGTATTTG
This region of Aspergillus puulaauensis MK2 DNA, chromosome 5, nearly complete sequence genomic DNA includes:
- the SPC24 gene encoding kinetochore Spc24 family protein (COG:S;~EggNog:ENOG410PMZZ;~InterPro:IPR013252,IPR038066;~PFAM:PF08286), giving the protein MLLDENPSTLIHHTIGNFNIAPDKQAVSRINDSLATLQQSRDLRIREAESALRKLSRHLQSLNTQHDEAVVAHDASKHSTAMVELDTKKFRVAKAASELEIESERLESELEMLKERLADLEAQGIEGDEPTRREREADDSILLRLKIYRALGIDIEPDEAGNFTKAVIRNSRKSDVHVVNLDPKFSRFFYSNYFWSTMQG
- a CDS encoding uncharacterized protein (BUSCO:EOG09264YIJ;~COG:S;~EggNog:ENOG410PPRQ;~InterPro:IPR011335,IPR018828;~PFAM:PF04471); this translates as MIPTRSLLSLPFSPQIATKRFITPLTRRLFQLPTPSANPSPSHTDLPSFLSYAQRTALPESTTIYQGTIYEYTVQNHLRTAAFNLHRVGGRSDLGIDLQGTWHVGPNQVLDPPVRVIVQCKALRTKIGPNIVRELEGVTARHFAPSGGIGAGVLVSPREATKGVRDALGRSGMPLVWMMMGREGSVRQVLWNGRMEGLGLGGLGVEVLYPADMGEDSDGHGHGKGKARLTWDGTEVQTMDEVEEGMSLLEDEWMAKWEERGLGSISGEELLDAVERILPGTRPIMISEQERDAVVRDLLST
- the SRB7 gene encoding med21 domain-containing protein (BUSCO:EOG09265SHM;~COG:K;~EggNog:ENOG410PP4I;~InterPro:IPR037212,IPR021384;~PFAM:PF11221;~go_component: GO:0016592 - mediator complex [Evidence IEA]) gives rise to the protein MADILTQLQTCLDQLATQFYATIGYLTTYHDNSPATPPQNPTSAPALAKIQKNSTNPPIPASAAAILNSSTSQASPSGGPGVTGAATTPGPNPSNIGGEGAGAMGEEGLPPRPDSPRTFAARQRELARDLVIKEQQIEYLISVLPGIGSSEAEQEKRIRELEGELRGVEEERQRRVKELRALRKRVERVLGAVDNGIYGGPK